Sequence from the Cucurbita pepo subsp. pepo cultivar mu-cu-16 chromosome LG02, ASM280686v2, whole genome shotgun sequence genome:
ACGAAGGCCACAGGTAAAGACAAGCGATGATTTGACAGAAAAGTgtataagaaaacaaaatgtcTACAAAAAAACAGCTAGGCATAACCTTATATGGTGGCAGCAATCCTTAGCagttaaatgatatttttaccGAGTAACTGTTGTGTTGCGTGTGTGTCTCGCTCTTCTTCGGTATCTCAGTCTGTTTCAAGGCAATGATAAATCAGATTCTGACAGGTAGGCTTTTTCTGATCTATCCATGATTTATTAATCTGCACCACATAATCCTCTCCTCCAACTAAACCTGAATTGcctttgtaattattatatgtTCTTCCATTCTCTACTTGCATTTCaacctttcttcttcatagCATCCATGACACCAAGATCACCGTTGAGACAGCTTCTGCAAGAGCAACAGGAGCCTTTCGAGTTGGAGGAGTACCTTTTCGAGAGAGACTATTCGAGAAAGAGCTTTAGTAGGGGCAGTGGCAGTGGCTTTGCTTGCAGCAGTGGAAAATTTGACAATATTATGAAGTTTGGAAAGGGATTTGTAGAGATAAATAAGGTGCTGAGGAATACCTGTAAGAAGCTTGTTTCCATCAATAGGAAGCAGCAAACTAAGGATTTGGGAAAAAGTGGATGGATTCTTAGTGTTGGCTGCAAGAGAGTTGCAGAATCAGAGAACTTTTTGTCTCCCTGCAGCTCCCGGAAGAAGTCCAGTTCATTTTCTAGAAAAGATAACAAAAAGACATCCTCTTCGAAGAGAAGACATCATGCTACTTCATCAACTTCAAACACTTTTGAAGCTCCAGAGCCCTGCAACTTACAAATACTTAAGGTATGATCATCCCGAACACTTAATTCATCATAATTCATCAGAACTGCAAGGCATACCTGAATCATATGTAGTCTTTAAAGCAGACTCAGCATGTCCCATTTATAATCTATCATCAATGTAAACTTCAAAATGTGAAATACCATAGTCTTACAACTTTCTGTAAACTTGATGAACTAACGGCACCAAACAGGGTGCGGCAGGAAAAAAGGTCGTGTCTAGAAGCATGAAATCAAGTAAGCAACTCAGCCCTGGATTAGACAATGATTTTCATCTTCCATGTCCATGAAGTTACCACCTTATATACAGAGAGTCTCTAATGTACAAAATAAAAGCAACTGTAGCTGAATGATCTGAACTTGTTTAGGACATGAAAACAGGGAAGCAGGGTCTGATTCGATAATCCCAGCAAGACTAAACAATAATCAATTACGGAATGGCATTCCTCTACAGAAGAAAGTTCCAGATGACTCCATTCTCTCGGCCACTCTTTCGGAATTACTTCTTTACTCCGCAGCAATGGAGAAACCGAGTGGTATTGAGACTGCAGAACTGCAGGAACTTGTAACATCCAACACTACATCTCAGCTCCTGATATTCAAAAGGGtaattcatcaaacaaagCAGCTTCTTTTTTACTGTGTGGGGGAGGTGGTGGAGGCCCATTCCAAGCATGGCAGGCACATAGATTCTGAAGAAGCTAGGAGGCTCATCCATGAGAAGGAAACCACTGGGAAAAAAGCAAACTTATCAAATTCACTGAACTCAGATTACTTGCTCTCAGCAGCAGAATGGTGGGATTTGAAGCCGCAGAAGCAGCTTATAGGAGCAGAGATTGGAGCACTCATTCTAGAGGAGATTATTAATGAGGTTGTTACTGAACTAATAGATAATCAGTGATCAACATTCTCCTGGCTTCAATTATACTAAGATTCCAATACAAGTATTTGCAGAAAAATGCACATTGTTAAGTATAAACCGTATATTCATATCCTAGAAGCTTCACTCAAACATCTGGCCCCTGCCTCAGTGGAATGTACACTGTAGTAAGAAAGCAGATATCAATCACCAATCTTAAATGAATTTGGATCGCTcgtatcatttcataaaccaAGTGATTTTCATGAAAGTCTCCCTTAAATACAACAGAACCACCAACTCAGATATTAAAACATATCAAATAGAAGACATACACGACCTGAGATGTCTACTCAAGGATTGTCGGCATAAAGTGATTCCTTCCACTGCCCATTTCAGGTTCAGTTATCGATCAAGCCATTCATGAGTCTTTCACCTTTCGCTTTCAGAAAGACCAGACAGGTACAAAAGGTTAAAAATTATGGACAAATATGTTGAAacttgaaaatggaaaaacgaACTGATTACTCACATGTTTTAACGCCCATGATATGGCTGTGAAcagtaaattttaatgaatgaTGCCACAATTTATACACTTCATAACGTTTTCATTCTAGTTACGATTAATGCTGTAAACTCAGCTTTAAGATAATCTCAATAATCGAACTTCAAATCAGTTGAGAGAACCGCAAATAAGCAGCCTGTGGATTTATTATTCTCGACAGAATTACAGTAGACGAGGGAAGTAGCGACTTACAAAACCAGGTCACAAGTAATAAAAATGGCTGGTTTATATACGCCACTAACTCCTGTAGGACACTACAGATGTATCCACTAACAGACAATGGAAGAATGATAACTGGGTCACCCTTCATCTCCTCTTCAAAAGAATTCTTTTCAGCAGTTGCCATCCCTGGCCAATTAAAATCACATTGATCGCTCTGCCCTTGCAAACCGTAGAAACCAAATCCTGAAATCGAAAGCTAACGACGGCTATTGAATTTCCCCATCCTCTCCAAGCTCCCCCTCTTCAAGTTCATCATGTCCGTCATTTCTACATGAACCATCTCGATGTTCTCTCTTGTGTCTTCTGTGCCTACTCTCACTGTCTAATTCAGGTGAATATGCGTGCTGCCAAGAAACATACAAagagaattaatttctaataacGTTATACAACACAGTGTCACAAGCATCTACAAGGATATTCACGTGCCTTCCTTGACTTTTTTCGGTCACTGCCACGTTTGCAAGACTTCTTAGACTCCTCTCTCTCATCTTTATTAGAACCACCATCATCAGTGGCACTATGATGCCGCTTCCGACGTTTCctgtctttgtttttttcccttttcttttctctgtaGACACGAGTTTTGTTTGCATCTATATTTTCGCTATCAGTTTCATCCTTCTTAACAcgtcccttttctttttcacgttctctttccttctcctttcgctctttctccttttcctcgcattctttttcctttttagccTGTGCAAAATAGAAGTTCTCTTCtgagaatgagaaaaaaattcCGAACAGTATCTTATTACACTTCAGTCAAAGTTATCGAGGAATCATCTATTTCAACAGAAGATCTGAACTACCGAGGGATTggcttcaaaataataataataaaaaaatacttttttgttagaaatttagaatagcattagaaagaaaaacaatgatccccatttctaaaatttatgaaaacttGGTTTCtcgttaagaaaaaaataaaacctaaATTATATGTACATAAACCAAAAACATTGTGGAAAAGACATGTATGCATatataaaccaaaaattaaaccaaTTCAAACAAATTCACTTCATTTGAACTTAAACCAACCAATGGTCGTTTGGGCTATGTTTATTCAGTTTTTCAGATCAGTTGGTTGCTTAAAGCCTAAAATATCGTTCCACTTATAATTCTTCACCCAACGACTGAAAAGTAGAATCATCAAACTAATCAAGCATAAAAGCAATTTGCCACACACCTTCTCCTCCTCACCCTTGcgttccttttcttttgccttTTCTTGTAAATGCACTACGTATTCCTCAAAAACTTCCTTCGCGAAGGTCTCTTCCCCAATTGATCTAAGTGAcagtagaagaaaaaaagtcaaataaagCAGAGAATTGAGTACCCAAACCTCGTTTATGATAAATAATCAACATCTTCATAAACTACCTGTAGTCTTCACTCTCTTCAAAAAGCTGTTTGCTATCCTCCCAGTTGGAAGAAGCTGAAATCTCCTGTGGTAATACAACCATTGAAGGTCAACTAACTGTTAGAGAAGACAGTCGGTCTGAAATGAGCTTACACATCATCAACAGTTCTAAAAATACCTTGAATAACTGAAGCAGTCTTGAGAAGTCATCAGCCAAACGTTGACGCCTTTTGGCTTCTTTCTGCTC
This genomic interval carries:
- the LOC111788214 gene encoding uncharacterized protein LOC111788214 isoform X2; the protein is MINQILTASMTPRSPLRQLLQEQQEPFELEEYLFERDYSRKSFSRGSGSGFACSSGKFDNIMKFGKGFVEINKVLRNTCKKLVSINRKQQTKDLGKSGWILSVGCKRVAESENFLSPCSSRKKSSSFSRKDNKKTSSSKRRHHATSSTSNTFEAPEPCNLQILKGAAGKKVVSRSMKSRHENREAGSDSIIPARLNNNQLRNGIPLQKKVPDDSILSATLSELLLYSAAMEKPSGIETAELQELVTSNTTSQLLIFKRVIHQTKQLLFYCVGEVVEAHSKHGRHIDSEEARRLIHEKETTGKKANLSNSLNSDYLLSAAEWWDLKPQKQLIGAEIGALILEEIINEVVTELIDNQ
- the LOC111788214 gene encoding uncharacterized protein LOC111788214 isoform X1; translated protein: MFFHSLLAFQPFFFIASMTPRSPLRQLLQEQQEPFELEEYLFERDYSRKSFSRGSGSGFACSSGKFDNIMKFGKGFVEINKVLRNTCKKLVSINRKQQTKDLGKSGWILSVGCKRVAESENFLSPCSSRKKSSSFSRKDNKKTSSSKRRHHATSSTSNTFEAPEPCNLQILKGAAGKKVVSRSMKSRHENREAGSDSIIPARLNNNQLRNGIPLQKKVPDDSILSATLSELLLYSAAMEKPSGIETAELQELVTSNTTSQLLIFKRVIHQTKQLLFYCVGEVVEAHSKHGRHIDSEEARRLIHEKETTGKKANLSNSLNSDYLLSAAEWWDLKPQKQLIGAEIGALILEEIINEVVTELIDNQ